The genomic region GGTAATCCTCTCAAGTCTTCATCATCAACTATCATTTCCAATTAATAACTGGTAAATGATGCTGCAAACACAACAGTTATAACATTCTATTTCAACGTAACTTCCTACTGAAATAGGTTTTCATCTTTCAGACCATCTctaatggttgggctaaaagtcaaattttttagcccgaaaaatttagcttttagcccaaaaataGTTTTTCTAATCCAACCATTctaccctaaaattttagcccagaattattaaagaatgaacttaggctattttttttttgttaaattaattttttttttaaaaataaatatgtagactatcgtaaattaattttatgaacattttaatctaaaaaaatttaaattccgataaatattggatAGTGTCCaccccgatttctgggctaaatttcgggggaaatttggcattggtttagcatttagcatttagctcaaaatttcTCCTTGGGTTGGAGTGAGTTTGGGGAGAAATTTTGGGGagtaatttgacttttagcccaccattggagttggtctcaTCAGTTTATCATTTCCTTTTCTGTAACGATTTTTGATCGACGGATTACATTATTCAAGGATTGTTCTTGGGGTTTGGCTATTTTTGGGCAGGTTTGGGAGGCGACACTATGGAAGATTGATCCTTCAAACTCAAACATCAAAACCATAGTATCCTCATCAAGAGTTACTCTTTTAAGCAACATGCCCGTGCCGGAGCACGCGAAAGACGCCGGTGAAATGCTCAAGAAGTATGCCAAACTATAAATTTTGATGTACCCTATTCATGTTCAACTCTGCTTGTTATGAAACCAACAAAGAAATTAAAGACGCTTTGAGTTAGCATTATATTCCAAACAAATTATCGCAGTCCAAATTAGGCAGGTCGATCACACAAATGAGTTAGACCGAAAAATCATGATTCGACCTGACCTGCATATAAAGCACCCGTTTGACGGCCATTTTGGTTTTAATATTTACTACCCATTTTTTGTGATGGAGATAGAGGGGCAAAATGAGGAGTGGAGAAGGATGAAGAGAGCTGGTGGGAGGGAGGAGGGAGAAATGGAGGGTAACTGTATGAAAGCAAAGACAACTTAAAATTGTCTtcgaattttggtttttaattttcatattgTGTGTCAATCAATCCACACTCATCGCTCATTTCTTCCACCGTCCTTCCTTGACAACTCTTcattcctcttcttccttgctacttttcctcctcttccttgTACTTTTCCTCCGTCAATACCCAGACAGATGGAAGCTAAAGGTTAAAAATGCAATGATTATCAAAACATCAATACCCAAAaagataaaagataaaaaacgTCAATACCAAAAAAGATGAAATCTAAAAGCTAAAAACGCAATGATTATTAAAGCGGGCCCCAAGTTTGTAGCTTTTTTATAAAtcatgcaacttaaaaaattgaaacttttatTAAATTAGCAAATACTCAATACAAGAGCACACGTACAAACACATACCAAGTTGAGATTAAACAACAAATTGTCACTCTGAATTCTTGCCAAACCCAGTTGTGGAAATCTGTTCcctttgaaaacccaaaaaattcaaaccaGTATGAGCAAAAGGATGTGTTTTTAGCAATGTAAGAGAATTGGGGAAGCAAGAAAATGCAAATAGTTACCTGAGAGCAGCAAGCTGCTAGGCCAAGTCGTTGATCTCAACGCTGGAGAGTTTGAGAGAATACAACGTTCTGGGCACCTCCCGGGACACCACATTGGATAGTTTTCCCACTGCAACTGCCAATCTTCTCATAGCCTGAAATCCCAATAAGCTTGATTAGCTcataaattgattaaatgattGCATTGCTCAAAATTCAAAGCTGAAAAATATGCAGCGGAAGTGAGTGAGCAAGGGAGTGGCTTACGTTTAGCATAATCACAGAAATCTGTTAAGTCGGACATAGAGGGTTCGTAGTGGCTTACCATAGAGGACCTTGTGGAGGAGGCACATCCAAAGCAGTAAATCCACTAAGGCAGACAGTGGAGCATTTTTCTTCTACTTTAAGTATGTACTGAACATCAAGACCGAAaggttttagaaaatataaaggaaaaaatcttcaaaattgtaaggaaaaaatctcaaggaatAGAGTGAGGCCATAGTTGCCAGATACGGGTACGATTCGAGTTCGCAGTTTGGTTCGAATACAAGATTCGGTAGTAACATAAAGTATCGTTCGCCAAAGAGTAAGCATAGACAGTACGATTTTTAGTTCGATTCGTTTTAAATTGGTTaaagaatataaattaatttgtatataaaaatattgataatcatacatttataattatattttataatattactTATCATGACTCGGATACCAAAGACTAATTATTTTCCTTGGTTATTTCTTCACGTAATCATCATTTATCtctttagtattttttattaaatattcattaaacaaataattaatttatctGTAGACGTTTCCTTTCTCTTCCCTTTGTTATTTCTTCTCAATTCTCACTGTCGCACTCCAGTTCTCTGTCTCTCCCTCCTCtctttcccctttcttctctttccccgACCTCTCCTTTTTCTCCTTCACCGACAAACACAAGGACGAATAGGAACCTGCCTAGTATGATGCTCtcctttttctatttgttttttaagCTGTAGTTGAACCCAGTAGACTATCATTTCACACaaggtttttagttttcatattgTGTGTCAATCCATCCACACTCATCGCTCATTTCTTCCACCGTCCTTCCTTTACTCTTCTTCGTAatgattgacaaaaaaaaatgaaagcaaaaaGCTAAAAACGTAATAATTATCAAAACTTCAATACTAAAATAGATGAAAGCAAAAAGTTATAACCGTAATGATTATTAAAACAGACCCCAAATTTGTAGCTTTTTAATAAAGCATGCAacttaaaaaattgaaacttttattaaatttgCAAATACTCAATACAAGAGCACACGTACATACACACACCAACTTGAGATTAAACAACAAATTGTCACTCTGAATTCTTGCCAAACCCAGTTGTGGAAATCTGTTCccttgaaaacccaaaaaattcaaaccaGTATGAGCAACAGCATGTGTTTTTTGCAATGTAAGAGAATTGGGGAAGCAAGAAAATGCAAATAGTTACCTGAGAGCAGCAAGCTGCTTGGCCAAGTCGTTGATCTCAACGCTGGAGAGTTTGAGAGAATATAACGTTCCGGGCACCTCCCGGGACACCACATTGGATAGTTTTCCCACTGCAACTGCCAATCTTCTCATAGCCTGAAATCCCAATAAGCTTGATTAGCTCGTAAATTGATAAAATGATTGCATTGCTCAAAATTCAAAGCTGAAAAATATGCAGCGCAATTGAGTGAGCAAGTGAGTGGCTTACGTTTATCGTAGGAATGCAAAGTATGGCGACGGAGAAAACTGCCGCAAAAGCCTGCAGGTTCAGAGCGCCATTAACACAATAAGCAGTGGTTACtggttaattaataaaaagggcAAATGGGTTTTACCGCGGAGAGGACTAAGAGGACAGAGAGGAGGCCCAACTCGGCGGTGGGTCGAATCCGCAGAGCATTGACGGTGCGTACGGACGGAGTAAtagcagaggaagaagaaaatagcAGCGGTTGCGTTTGGGAGGATGGAGTCGTTGATTTGGAAGTGGAGTTTGGGAGTATCAGCCGTTGCTGCGTCACAGAATCTACAGATGGAATATTGGATTTCTGGGCAACTACAGAGGCGGCTCTGCGGCTGCCGCCGTGAGGAGAGCTCCGCGGCTTGACCGCCATGACCACTGCAAGCGGCTGAACCCACATCTCTCGACAACTCTCTGCGTGCTTTTGTCAAAAATAGAACGACGTCGTGCTTCTTTAATCTGTTTGCTCTATGTCTGTCTCCAAACGTCATGCCGTTGTACTAAATCGATTTTTGGAAAATAGTTCAACTTTTAagtattatttttcttccagcttagtactatggtttacTCGAatacattttcacttgtaattaaaagatattaagtttaaatttcaaaaatgatgagtttggagTTAATTTGTCCGCTCaccccttaatgtaaatatataatatatcaaacaTATTTGTTGATTTACTCCTTAAATTTGTATAGAGCTGTCAATTTCTTTCATAAACTTTAATTTTCGTCGATTACCTGCTTGAACTTTTGTAATTAGCCACTTTctccttgaactttaattttagccaattagctttgaacttttataaatagccaatttctCCCATGACgctgatttaaaaaaaaatcatttaattttttatccatTTTGATCACACGGACAACACATGACATGGAAAATTAGATGGataaaaattggaagaaaaatttaaaatctaatGCTAATAAAATTTTAGGtataatcggctaaaattaaagttcatagaaaAAATTGGCTAATCATAAAATTTCAAGAGATAATTGACTAAAATTAATGTTTAAAGGGAATTTAGCACCTCTCTACAAGTTTAGAGGCGAAACCGACAAATACTTCAAAATATCATTTTGCTCCAGTAGTATTCTCTTTTTGAAAAATACTTGCTATTAGCTCGTAAGTCCTCCTTTACTATACATATAAGCCTATGCGCTTTGGTGCCATCAATCTTTCAAGGATCAAGGTTGAACTGGCTCGAAAATCTTCCCATATTTCTTCCGTTCTGGTTTAATCTATAACGCACTCTATAGAACCGTACATGAGATTTTCACCTCATACGgctcctcgttcaattcttttGAAGTCATTGGATCCTTTTCCTCATTCGAGAAcctcttctcttcttccacTCCATTCTGAGAGTAACTAGGACCAATTCAGTCATGTTTTCATTGATTTTGGGTAATTTGTCCGTTAACGTCTAACAGAGGCTGGTCTATGGAGCCAAGGCCGAAGCAGCCATTGCCGtcggttttgatgattttactGCCAATGCATTGAGAGGTACCTGCTTCTACCATAATGCTCACCTGGAGATCAGAAGAGCACATGGCAATGAGGCCTTCATTGCAGAACAGGTCTTTGAGGAAAACAAAGACGAAAGTTCCAAATGTACTGAACTTTGCTGCTGTGCTTCCAAATGGCTTCTACTCCATCAAGCATGACATGTCAAATAAATTATTACAACGGTAGGAGCCGTGCTTATTTGATCTTCTGTAGCGAAATATGAAGCATTTTGATCGTTATGCTAAGATTTTAATGCCGAATCCAGTCAAGCAAATACTTCTAGCCTTAGATGGCAGCAGATAATTACAACAGAATCAAATATTTGCAGTTTTTGCATCTTATTGCAATTCATACCAAGCAAACAGCACGTCTTTTATTTATAAACAGTTACAGGAGGCCCTAATGCATCGCATTGGATACTTGAAATACATAATCCAATGGGACATTTACTGATCCATAATATCTAATATTCTACGATAATCGTTTAGTATTAGCATAAATCTTTTACGGATAAAGGGGGAAATCAAGTCTATGCACTACGTAGCTTTTGCGAATCCTACCCTGAGATTACCGAAATCAAACACTGTGTGGTATGCTCCCAAGAACAGAGCTCCGAGAACCCTGCAGAATGAACCAGTCTTACATcaactttaaaattaaaatattatgaacGAGTGACTAGGGCGGGACATGTCATGTTTTGTGCATACTTGAGGCACAATATCTCCACACAAGAGGTTTAGCATAAAGACAGAAATCTGTTAAGTCTGACATAGAGGGTTCGTAGTGGCTTACCATAGAGGACCTTGTGGAGGAGGCACATCCAAAGCAGTAAATCCACTAAGGCAGACAGTGGAGCATTTTTCTTCTACTTTAAGTATGTACTGAACATCAAGTCCGAAaggttttagaaaatataaaggaaaaaatctcaaggaatAGAGTGCGACTGTGAAGCATTAAGTATACCTGTTCTGGAGAGAGGGTGAAGGATTTGTTTCTGATCGTAAATGTAATATCCGGCATGAATGCAATGTTATCACAGTTGACGAATGACCTTTTTAGCGGATTTGGAAGCTTCTCGCACAGCTTTATAATTCACCAAAAATTcgcaacaaaataaaagaatcaaAAGAACTTTTAGATTGGTCTATATGCATATTCATCAACCAGGCAGCCTGAGACTTTGAGAAGAATTACCTCATTCACATAGCTaaatattttttccttttctatttgttttttaagCTGTAGTTGAACCCAGTAGACTATCATTTCACACAAGGTGCATGAAGGAGTTTCATCGACTGATGATTCCTTCCCGATTTTGTTCTCAGTCACTGACTCAATATAATTGCTGCAGAAGTAAAGGTTTTCCTTTTGTTACGGATATTTTGATGCAGATATCAAAACCTGATAACAGttgtaagaaaaagaaagtctCAACTTTATATTCCGAGAACCACCATATGAACATAGACCGATGTCCACACACACTATATCAGGCCGCGCCTGCAGACAATGTGAGGTAAATTATAATGCACTAGTTCATTTCTTAAGAGGAATTTCAAAGGAAGTTTTGAGCAGgtggaaaggaaaagaaaatacaaaccCCAGATACTAAATATTCCCATATCAAATTTCCATAAGtggaaatgacatttttacatTCCAAGCTCACAAATCCGTCTGCTCCAATGGCATGGTTGATCTGAGCCACAATAGTCTGCAAAAGAAGAGCTAATCAATGACGGAATACAAGTTGTTACTGCAGAATGAAAGCACGAAAgaggaaaaattaatttgaggGAAGTATTAGGCACGAGTTGATACAGTTGGACCAGCAAGGAAGGATGTCCCTGAGTCtacaatggcaccacaaccgcCCTTGCACAGTCCtgataatttcaaattttgatgtTATGCCATGAATTCCTAGACTTGTTGAGATTCTAATTAGCAAATTTAATCTTTAAGATGGAATAAAGATAGTTAAACAACATAGgagtggaagtgtaatggaaCCTGTAGATTTGTCTGCAACAATAACATCTCCAACCTCAATCTGGAGAGATCAATGAAACCGAAACAAATGTCATCTCATTAGgcaagaaaaaatatataactgCGGAATACCAACTTCTTATCACTACAAAAAACCTGCCAGTAACCCTTTCGTGAAATTGGGATGTAGGTGTGATCACCAGTAAAGTGCCTCCAATCAAATCCACCAAAGACGATCTCACCTCCCACCTTCGATGTTGGATCATGATTTAGCCAGATGGAGAAAATTTGCTGGCTCATATGACCTTGTTGCGCCATGTTAAACCTGCACCCGGAAAACTAATGTATCCTTTTAAGCATCaaaactctttcttttctttctaaaagCATCGAATTCCAACAGGAAGAGAAATACCGCTAAACCAAAAGCTAGTTTATGCTATATCAGTGCTAAAAAGTTTATGCCAGAACCATACCACACTGGTGTGGCTTCACCAACAGAAATATCCTGAAATCCAAGTCCAAGGACTCCATCAAACCGTGCCGTTAAGAATGTTAGGAATCCTTCCCTTGTAATCTCAACAAATTCCTACAAGATGGGAACAGATATTGCAATAGCATCAGCAACTTGGAAAAAAGAACACATTTAAACAAAAACTTCAGAAAACCGAATAAGGAAAGACAAAGTGCGAGAGACGCACTTGATCTCTGACGATAACATCCCCAATTTTCAAATTATCTTCACTAAAGTAGCCGGAAATCGAACCAGACCCATAAGGAATTTTGGAGGGTATTCCTAAATAATTAACAACACACAACATCAACTTGCAGTTAAATTCTATAAAAATTGCTCAAAATGTAAGGGATAGGAAAAAATTACCAATTTTGGTATGAGTGCTCGAAAGGCTTGCCCTGTATTTAGAATGAAAATAGCAAGAAATCTGCAGACATTCATACTTTACAAACTACTCAAAAACTCCAggaacaacaaaagaaaatataaaatctcaCTGCAAATTACACTTACAGAAAGGATGCATCTTGAAGATGGGACCCACAGATTGGAGCTGCCGGTGTCAAAGACAACAGCGAAGCGCTGCGGTGGGGTGCCAATAGCAATGTCCCCATAAAACTGGGTGTCCCCATAATTTTTCAGATCCACAATGTTGGATTTGAGATCACTGGGTTGGGAAACTTGTGACCTGGTGATTCTTGCAGCATTCAATCTGGTGAGGTCCAAAGGCTGCTTCTTTAGACCAATTCTCAGTAACCCATCACTGGATTTTGTATCAGCAGCCAAGGAGCCTGACCAAACCCACATACAAATTGCAACCACAAGTCCCTTAAACCTCATTTTTCAGACTTCTGTGGCTGCCATGGAAtataataaaatacaattttagTAGACTGAATTTCACCGTAGCTGTGCAGTTGGACCCCAACCTCATAACTATTCATTTCATTATGTGCGTGTGACAAATTTTCACTTTATCAACTtcaaaatttctattttttctttgattCGAGAGATATTGTAAAC from Pyrus communis chromosome 4, drPyrComm1.1, whole genome shotgun sequence harbors:
- the LOC137730910 gene encoding aspartic proteinase oryzasin-1-like isoform X2; translation: MRFKGLVVAICMWVWSGSLAADTKSSDGLLRIGLKKQPLDLTRLNAARITRSQVSQPSDLKSNIVDLKNYGDTQFYGDIAIGTPPQRFAVVFDTGSSNLWVPSSRCILSISCYFHSKYRASLSSTHTKIGIPSKIPYGSGSISGYFSEDNLKIGDVIVRDQEFVEITREGFLTFLTARFDGVLGLGFQDISVGEATPVWFNMAQQGHMSQQIFSIWLNHDPTSKVGGEIVFGGFDWRHFTGDHTYIPISRKGYWQIEVGDVIVADKSTGLCKGGCGAIVDSGTSFLAGPTTIVAQINHAIGADGFVSLECKNVISTYGNLIWEYLVSGARPDIVCVDIGLCSYGGSRNINNYIESVTENKIGKESSVDETPSCTLCEMIVYWVQLQLKKQIEKEKIFSYVNELCEKLPNPLKRSFVNCDNIAFMPDITFTIRNKSFTLSPEQYILKVEEKCSTVCLSGFTALDVPPPQGPLWVLGALFLGAYHTVFDFGNLRVGFAKAT
- the LOC137730911 gene encoding uncharacterized protein, coding for MWVQPLAVVMAVKPRSSPHGGSRRAASVVAQKSNIPSVDSVTQQRLILPNSTSKSTTPSSQTQPLLFSSSSAITPSVRTVNALRIRPTAELGLLSVLLVLSAAFAAVFSVAILCIPTINAMRRLAVAVGKLSNVVSREVPGTLYSLKLSSVEINDLAKQLAALREQISTTGFGKNSE
- the LOC137730910 gene encoding aspartic proteinase-like isoform X1 — its product is MRFKGLVVAICMWVWSGSLAADTKSSDGLLRIGLKKQPLDLTRLNAARITRSQVSQPSDLKSNIVDLKNYGDTQFYGDIAIGTPPQRFAVVFDTGSSNLWVPSSRCILSYECLQISCYFHSKYRASLSSTHTKIGIPSKIPYGSGSISGYFSEDNLKIGDVIVRDQEFVEITREGFLTFLTARFDGVLGLGFQDISVGEATPVWFNMAQQGHMSQQIFSIWLNHDPTSKVGGEIVFGGFDWRHFTGDHTYIPISRKGYWQIEVGDVIVADKSTGLCKGGCGAIVDSGTSFLAGPTTIVAQINHAIGADGFVSLECKNVISTYGNLIWEYLVSGARPDIVCVDIGLCSYGGSRNINNYIESVTENKIGKESSVDETPSCTLCEMIVYWVQLQLKKQIEKEKIFSYVNELCEKLPNPLKRSFVNCDNIAFMPDITFTIRNKSFTLSPEQYILKVEEKCSTVCLSGFTALDVPPPQGPLWVLGALFLGAYHTVFDFGNLRVGFAKAT